The following coding sequences lie in one Apium graveolens cultivar Ventura chromosome 1, ASM990537v1, whole genome shotgun sequence genomic window:
- the LOC141716940 gene encoding glutathione S-transferase T3-like — protein sequence MKKWWSRINEGALKFRACYEKAVNLVGSGSNLVTISDQAHAYHLNIYKKKSNFDKHWFELRRHPKWRTPSSTESSKRTKLSNSGNYSSSGNNDTPTNENVVESPVCPQGTKAAKRRGKGKARTIEADEEYEELRANACRKLNLMQELNETRQLELDTRQKEIKAKQSEMDLQVILADTTKMTDAQRKAHSKMLEKIMARN from the coding sequence AtgaaaaaatggtggagccggaTAAATGAAGGTGCTCTAAAATTTAGAGCGTGTTATGAAAAGGCAGTCAATCTAGTCGGGAGCGGTTCAAATTTGGTTACTATATCTGACCAAGCTCATGCATATCATTTAAATATATACAAAAAGAAGTCTAACTTTGACAAACACTGGTTTGAGCTCCGTAGACATCCTAAGTGGAGAACTCCTTCAAGTACTGAAAGTTCGAAAAGAACTAAATTAAGTAATTCCGGAAATTACTCATCATCGGGAAATAATGATACACCAACAAATGAGAATGTTGTTGAATCTCCGGTTTGCCCTCAAGGTACAAAAGCAGCTAAAAGGAGGGGAAAAGGGAAGGCAAGAACAATAGAAGCAGATGAAGAGTATGAGGAGTTACGCGCTAATGCATGCCGAAAGTTGAACCTGATGCAAGAATTAAATGAAACTAGACAACTAGAACTTGACACTCGACAAAAAGAGATTAAGGCAAAACAAAGTGAGATGGATTTACAAGTCATTTTGGCTGATACTACCAAAATGACTGATGCTCAACGGAAGGCTCATTCAAAAATGCTTGAGAAGATTATGGCAAGAAAttaa